Genomic DNA from Methanofastidiosum sp.:
CCCCAAATACCTCACCTATCGCTTGATGCCCAAGACACACACCCAGCGTGGGTATATTTTTGCTCATTGTAGAGAGTATTTCTAGAGTTACCTTAGAATCCACTGGGTGGCCTGGACCTGGACTTAAAACTATCAGGTCAGGCTTAACCTTCACAGCCTCCTTTAGCTTGATATCGTTTCTTCTGGTAACAATTTCAGCTCCAAAAAATCCTAGATACTGGGCTATGTTGTAAACAAAGGAGTCGTAATTGTCTATAATTAGTACACGTGTCATAGACTCCCCCCTTTTAGAGCATTTATCATTGCACCCATCTTATTTTCAGTTTCAACAAACTCTTTTTCTGGTATAGAATCTAGTACAATCCCAGCTCCAGCTTGGAGGTATGCCTTGTTATTCTTTGTGAAAACTGTTCTGATTGTTATTGCAAAGTCCATGTTTCCTGAAAAGTCAAAGTAGCCAACTACTCCCGCATAAGGGCCCCTTCTAACGGGCTCAAGCTCTTCTATGATCTCCATTGCTCTTACCTTTGGAGCTCCTGACACAGTTCCTGCAGGAAAACATGATTTTAATGCATAAAAACAGTCCATGTCTTTCCTTAATGTACTTGTGACATTTGAAACGATGTGCTGTACATGCGAATACTTTTCTATACCCATGAGTTCATCTACCTTTACGGAACCATACTCTGAGACCCTCCCCATGTCATTTCTGTGAAGGTCGACTAGCATCACATGCTCTGCCCTTTCTTTCTCATCTGTAAGTAAATCTACCTTAAGTTTTTCATCTTCTTCTACATCTTTTGATCTAGGTCTTGTGCCCGCTAATGGCCTAGTAGTCAAAGTTCTATTTTCCAATCTAACTAGCATCTCAGGAGAAGACCCAACAATATTTGTTTCATCAAAATCTAGATAGAACAGATAAGGAGATGGATTTAGGCTTCTTAGAACTCGGTACATTTCAAAGGCATCGCCTTTAAAATTA
This window encodes:
- the trpE gene encoding anthranilate synthase component I, with the protein product MPSRNLRTSIKEIHLDYFDPLIIYSSIREEFESESFLLESVEGNKKTARYSFIGFDPIFSFRSKGENIKVNGSKEKSKDPYGYLRELFYSFNAGTSNILPFSGGMVGYFSYDTVRFFEKLPELAKDDLGLPDAHFIIPSQIICFDHINRKVFLISHEKTDNIEKLINPTNTELDLGTLTIGKTRPVTPKEKYISSVEKAKEYIKDGDIFQTVLSRRTEVNFKGDAFEMYRVLRSLNPSPYLFYLDFDETNIVGSSPEMLVRLENRTLTTRPLAGTRPRSKDVEEDEKLKVDLLTDEKERAEHVMLVDLHRNDMGRVSEYGSVKVDELMGIEKYSHVQHIVSNVTSTLRKDMDCFYALKSCFPAGTVSGAPKVRAMEIIEELEPVRRGPYAGVVGYFDFSGNMDFAITIRTVFTKNNKAYLQAGAGIVLDSIPEKEFVETENKMGAMINALKGGSL